Proteins found in one Candidatus Brocadia sp. genomic segment:
- a CDS encoding MgtC/SapB family protein: MFCLQSILETFDNSIGKLLIAAVLGGIIGWERERRGRPAGLRTHILVCVGVTLMMVVSEHIFHKYKTFAADSIIRVDPARIAAQVVTGIGFLGAGTIMRFKTTVRGLTTAASLWVVAGIGLAIGSSCYTPAILTTVITLFALLLVPLFERDIKRDTYKTLKICASGSEPNFTSILEILKRNSMELQHYEFERDLVKNEVQYNINVRFKDESAVSKVCDEVTGSIKEIRKLGWE, translated from the coding sequence ATGTTTTGCCTTCAGAGTATTCTAGAAACCTTCGATAACTCTATCGGAAAACTTCTCATAGCAGCCGTTTTAGGCGGAATTATCGGGTGGGAGAGAGAAAGGCGGGGACGACCGGCCGGATTGCGGACTCATATCCTGGTATGCGTGGGTGTAACCCTGATGATGGTTGTATCTGAGCATATCTTCCACAAATATAAAACTTTTGCCGCTGACTCCATCATAAGGGTCGATCCTGCAAGGATTGCCGCTCAGGTGGTAACCGGGATCGGTTTCCTGGGTGCAGGCACAATTATGAGATTTAAAACAACGGTGAGGGGGTTAACGACTGCGGCATCCTTATGGGTCGTGGCGGGTATCGGTTTGGCAATAGGAAGCAGCTGTTATACCCCTGCGATACTTACGACAGTTATCACCCTTTTTGCACTATTATTAGTGCCTCTCTTTGAGCGCGATATCAAGCGTGATACCTATAAAACACTGAAGATATGTGCCTCCGGTTCGGAACCCAATTTTACGTCTATTCTGGAAATATTAAAAAGAAACTCCATGGAACTACAGCATTACGAGTTTGAACGGGATCTTGTGAAAAACGAAGTCCAGTACAACATCAATGTGAGGTTTAAAGACGAGTCTGCAGTCTCAAAAGTCTGCGATGAGGTTACCGGGTCAATCAAGGAGATTCGTAAACTTGGCTGGGAGTAA
- a CDS encoding tetratricopeptide repeat protein gives MGDPIMVTNLVSPFKTLTLMAVLVSGGIYGCSKVDMPDEVITAYQKAIRINPTLAAAHYDLGMAYNNRTMVDEAIAELKKATEIDPDYKDALFQLGLLYMEKGLWEDALTALKSVIRLDPNHELAHSKLADVYKSRQMFDDAMHEYKKVMEINPKDGVSQYNLGVVYAEKNETDKAIQAFGKAIEINPNYTDAHFGLGKIYLNKNRLDEAETEFKKVTDINPHHAQAHYHLGLTYYAKGENVKAADAYRRSIEIDPKNPKVHYSLGIVYADERLFEEAIEEFSTVVKLDPRDANAHYRLGKAYADKRVLANAITTVRKAAAAHYNIQNPYSDKRALDEAIASLQKAIEVNPYNPSVYFDLGSSYSESRILDEAAIALEETIRIDPNFAKAHYGLSIIYDRKGMKEEAQREYQAYMKLTCESKK, from the coding sequence ATGGGAGACCCGATAATGGTAACGAATCTAGTATCGCCATTCAAAACACTAACGTTAATGGCAGTATTAGTTTCTGGAGGTATATACGGATGTTCCAAGGTCGATATGCCTGATGAGGTCATCACTGCATATCAAAAGGCCATTCGCATAAATCCCACTTTGGCGGCGGCACACTATGACCTGGGGATGGCATATAATAACCGGACGATGGTTGACGAAGCTATCGCGGAACTAAAAAAGGCTACAGAGATTGATCCGGATTATAAGGATGCACTTTTTCAGCTTGGTTTACTTTACATGGAAAAAGGTCTTTGGGAAGATGCTCTGACTGCACTTAAATCTGTGATACGATTAGATCCCAACCATGAGTTGGCACATAGTAAGCTGGCTGACGTTTATAAATCCAGACAGATGTTTGACGATGCCATGCACGAATATAAAAAAGTAATGGAGATCAATCCCAAAGACGGCGTATCTCAGTATAATCTGGGAGTAGTTTACGCTGAGAAAAATGAGACAGATAAGGCAATTCAGGCATTCGGGAAGGCCATCGAAATCAATCCAAATTATACAGATGCCCATTTTGGTTTAGGCAAGATATACCTGAATAAGAACCGGCTGGATGAGGCGGAAACTGAATTCAAAAAAGTTACTGATATCAATCCGCACCATGCCCAGGCGCATTACCATCTCGGTTTAACCTACTACGCTAAAGGCGAAAATGTCAAGGCTGCGGATGCTTACAGGAGATCAATAGAAATTGATCCCAAAAACCCAAAGGTACATTATAGCCTGGGTATCGTTTATGCTGATGAAAGGTTATTCGAAGAGGCGATTGAAGAATTTAGCACCGTCGTGAAGCTCGACCCGCGTGACGCAAACGCACATTACAGACTTGGTAAGGCCTACGCTGACAAGCGGGTGCTTGCTAATGCCATTACCACCGTTCGCAAGGCAGCAGCTGCCCATTACAACATACAGAATCCTTATTCGGACAAAAGGGCACTTGACGAAGCAATTGCATCATTACAAAAGGCTATTGAGGTAAATCCTTACAATCCGTCTGTATACTTTGACCTTGGGAGCTCATATTCAGAAAGCAGAATTTTGGATGAGGCGGCAATTGCACTTGAAGAGACCATCCGAATTGATCCCAATTTTGCAAAGGCGCATTACGGTCTAAGTATCATTTATGACCGAAAGGGTATGAAAGAAGAGGCGCAACGGGAGTATCAGGCATACATGAAATTAACGTGCGAAAGCAAGAAATAA
- a CDS encoding DUF4338 domain-containing protein: MDGWPSFLQYKRLSFLANNSRFLILPDIRIPNLASHVLALNLKRLSCDWQTFYGHPIYLAETFVGPQYFKRLSQIPDPRTPRGKRHKKLSVLTVAICALLCSASNYAAIAQWAKSCTQNMLKRLGCRFNRKTGPIRTSQRTHHQAVLQEVSAEAVDTAVYGWLQSLSGKDPYAAPTSKTAIKSTSSLHFSSKKMWLLPNAPLTAKPTKSKPFAPSLTR; this comes from the coding sequence ATGGATGGATGGCCTTCTTTTCTCCAGTACAAACGTCTGTCTTTTCTTGCCAATAACAGCCGTTTCCTGATCTTACCCGATATCCGCATACCAAACCTTGCATCTCATGTCCTTGCTCTGAATCTCAAACGGTTATCCTGCGATTGGCAAACCTTCTACGGTCATCCCATTTATCTTGCAGAAACGTTTGTTGGCCCGCAGTACTTCAAACGATTATCACAAATCCCTGACCCACGCACGCCACGAGGCAAGCGGCACAAAAAGCTTTCTGTACTAACAGTTGCCATTTGCGCACTTCTGTGTTCTGCCTCGAACTATGCTGCAATTGCACAGTGGGCAAAGTCTTGTACGCAAAACATGCTCAAACGGCTGGGCTGCCGGTTCAATAGAAAGACCGGGCCGATACGAACCTCCCAGCGAACCCACCATCAGGCGGTCTTACAGGAAGTCAGCGCCGAAGCCGTTGATACCGCCGTGTACGGTTGGCTACAATCTCTTTCAGGGAAAGACCCCTATGCGGCGCCCACCAGCAAGACGGCCATAAAGTCCACCTCCTCTCTGCATTTCTCCAGCAAAAAGATGTGGTTATTGCCCAATGCGCCGTTGACCGCAAAACCAACGAAATCCAAGCCCTTCGCACCCTCCCTGACCCGTTAG
- a CDS encoding ISAs1 family transposase — protein MATISFRERPLCGAHQQDGHKVHLLSAFLQQKDVVIAQCAVDRKTNEIQALRTLPDPLDIKDRAVTLDALHTQKDTARYIVEEKMADYLFVVKKSIYPQTEQ, from the coding sequence TTGGCTACAATCTCTTTCAGGGAAAGACCCCTATGCGGCGCCCACCAGCAAGACGGCCATAAAGTCCACCTCCTCTCTGCATTTCTCCAGCAAAAAGATGTGGTTATTGCCCAATGCGCCGTTGACCGCAAAACCAACGAAATCCAAGCCCTTCGCACCCTCCCTGACCCGTTAGATATCAAAGACCGTGCGGTGACCCTCGATGCCCTACATACCCAGAAAGATACTGCACGGTATATCGTTGAAGAAAAAATGGCTGATTACCTTTTTGTCGTAAAAAAATCAATCTACCCTCAAACAGAACAATGA
- a CDS encoding (deoxy)nucleoside triphosphate pyrophosphohydrolase produces the protein MKHIHVACAIIEKERKVLSAQRSRYMSLPLKWEFPGGKIKNGESLTECLRRELQEELGIEAAIGHPLPPVTHSYQTFSVTLHPFICTIIAGEITLHEHAAFAWLNPQELHTLDWAEADVPVIQLYREFLKTHCSV, from the coding sequence ATGAAACATATTCACGTCGCTTGTGCAATTATTGAGAAGGAACGGAAAGTTCTTTCTGCACAGCGGAGCAGATATATGAGTTTGCCGCTAAAATGGGAATTTCCTGGCGGCAAGATTAAGAACGGGGAAAGCCTTACAGAATGTCTCCGGCGCGAATTGCAGGAAGAATTGGGCATAGAAGCTGCCATAGGCCATCCCCTTCCCCCTGTAACGCACAGCTACCAGACATTTTCAGTCACACTCCATCCGTTCATCTGTACCATTATTGCCGGAGAAATCACGCTTCATGAACATGCCGCATTTGCATGGTTAAATCCCCAGGAACTTCATACCCTCGACTGGGCAGAAGCAGACGTGCCGGTGATACAGTTATACAGGGAATTTCTCAAGACTCATTGTTCTGTTTGA
- a CDS encoding methionine adenosyltransferase, whose product MEIIIEKTKDVPVQQSAIEIVERKGLGHPDTLCDRVAEELSIAFSGHYLKRFGRVLHHNIDKCLLVGGRSEVCFGGGEIIIPIQIIVVGRAVEIVGDKKVPLEEIARETTHRWLKERLRFLEPEKNVIVETKIRTGSVDLRATFDSSIPLANDTSIGVGFSPLTETESLVYHTEQFLNSAEVKRNYPMIGEDIKIMGIRINDRINLTIAMAFVSRFVSSKDEYFHMKTELLEYIRAFVKKLTSHEVTVAINAADNYEKNIVYLTVTGTSAECGDDGQVGRGNRANGLITPYRPMTLEATAGKNPITHTGKLYNLVASEISAEVANDPDIDGVECYLVSQIGMPITEPQILHIKIRSSLAQKILEEKCRGIIKKHLGQIPQLWTGILERRYSLF is encoded by the coding sequence ATGGAAATAATTATTGAAAAGACAAAAGATGTACCGGTTCAACAATCAGCCATTGAGATTGTCGAACGCAAAGGACTAGGCCATCCAGACACCTTATGCGATCGTGTGGCTGAAGAGCTGAGTATTGCCTTTTCCGGGCACTATCTGAAAAGGTTCGGCAGGGTACTCCATCATAATATTGATAAATGCCTTCTCGTTGGTGGACGTTCTGAGGTTTGTTTTGGGGGAGGTGAGATAATAATTCCCATTCAGATAATTGTCGTTGGCCGGGCTGTAGAAATCGTGGGAGATAAAAAGGTGCCTTTGGAAGAGATTGCCAGGGAAACAACCCACAGGTGGCTAAAAGAACGGTTGCGGTTCCTGGAGCCTGAAAAAAATGTTATTGTGGAAACAAAGATTCGAACCGGCAGTGTGGACCTGCGGGCGACATTTGATAGTTCAATTCCCCTGGCAAACGATACCTCGATTGGTGTTGGTTTTTCACCCTTGACAGAAACAGAGTCGCTTGTTTATCACACGGAACAATTTCTCAATTCTGCGGAAGTGAAACGGAATTATCCCATGATTGGCGAGGACATAAAAATCATGGGTATACGAATAAACGACCGGATAAACCTTACAATTGCCATGGCCTTTGTTTCAAGATTTGTTTCTTCAAAAGATGAGTATTTTCACATGAAAACGGAACTGCTCGAATATATCCGGGCATTTGTGAAAAAGTTGACGTCCCATGAGGTTACTGTAGCAATCAATGCCGCAGATAATTATGAAAAAAATATTGTTTATTTAACGGTGACAGGAACCAGTGCAGAATGCGGGGATGATGGTCAGGTGGGCAGGGGAAACAGGGCAAATGGGTTGATTACACCATATAGACCAATGACACTTGAGGCCACAGCGGGGAAAAATCCTATTACTCACACCGGGAAATTGTATAATCTGGTTGCCAGTGAAATATCGGCAGAGGTAGCTAACGACCCTGATATTGACGGCGTTGAATGCTATCTGGTAAGCCAGATAGGGATGCCTATTACGGAACCTCAAATTCTCCATATAAAAATCCGCTCCAGTCTTGCCCAAAAGATACTGGAGGAAAAATGCAGGGGTATTATAAAAAAGCATCTCGGTCAAATACCACAATTGTGGACGGGAATTCTGGAAAGACGCTATTCACTGTTTTAG
- a CDS encoding universal stress protein, with translation MEKEAQKRMQRLIPAQFLEKGKVENIIMRGTPFLEIIRAARKYDIDLITIATHGRTGFSHVFLGSTAEKVVRHAPCPVLCVKHPEHEFVVP, from the coding sequence ATGGAAAAGGAAGCACAAAAGAGAATGCAACGCCTGATACCTGCGCAATTTCTGGAAAAGGGTAAGGTTGAAAATATTATTATGCGGGGAACTCCTTTCCTGGAAATCATTAGGGCCGCCAGGAAATATGATATTGATCTGATAACCATTGCCACACATGGTCGAACAGGATTTTCCCATGTATTTCTTGGAAGCACGGCAGAAAAGGTTGTGAGACATGCCCCCTGCCCCGTCTTGTGCGTGAAACATCCCGAACACGAATTTGTAGTACCATGA
- a CDS encoding universal stress protein — translation MVSIKRIFFPTDFPECAEHALKYTVSLTSTHEAKLYVLHVITELNIPVGLGGYRLTHYRKYMITWKRKHKRECNA, via the coding sequence ATGGTCTCAATTAAAAGGATTTTTTTTCCTACAGATTTCCCTGAATGTGCAGAACACGCCTTAAAATACACAGTATCTCTTACGTCCACGCATGAAGCAAAATTATATGTACTGCATGTAATCACGGAATTGAATATTCCTGTCGGATTGGGGGGATATCGGCTTACCCATTATCGGAAATATATGATAACATGGAAAAGGAAGCACAAAAGAGAATGCAACGCCTGA
- a CDS encoding universal stress protein gives MIKIEKILFPTDFSACSKHALKYALDIASERGAKLYILHVIPKLNVPVGTGGLTFPVSKLYDDMEREAKKNIHRLVPKRFLEKIKVENIIIRGTPFQEIIKAAKKYDIDLITIATHGRTGLSHALLGSTAEKVVRTAPCPVLCVKYPEREFVVP, from the coding sequence ATGATTAAAATCGAAAAAATCCTGTTTCCCACCGATTTTTCTGCATGTTCGAAACATGCCTTAAAGTATGCCCTGGATATTGCCTCAGAACGGGGGGCAAAACTCTACATCCTGCATGTAATTCCGAAACTGAATGTTCCTGTTGGCACCGGGGGATTGACCTTTCCGGTATCAAAACTGTACGATGATATGGAACGGGAGGCAAAAAAGAATATTCATCGTCTGGTACCCAAGCGATTCCTGGAGAAGATAAAAGTTGAAAATATTATTATACGGGGAACACCTTTCCAGGAAATCATCAAGGCCGCCAAAAAATACGATATTGACCTGATTACCATCGCTACACATGGTCGGACGGGGCTTTCTCATGCGCTTCTGGGGAGTACGGCAGAAAAGGTCGTGAGAACCGCTCCCTGCCCGGTCTTGTGCGTCAAATATCCCGAACGCGAATTTGTAGTACCGTGA
- a CDS encoding ATPase — protein MKVPKEVGKPHTRDKVYAENDPYLPPKGSGLPEVAICKDCTAVYQKKKWFLDPKLYKEKKAAKDINWVICPACKKIQENVPGGVVTLKGDFLQQHKQEIMNLIHNEDERSKKYNPLKRIMKINEKGNEVEILTTEGRLAYRIGSILFKAYDGEVEYKKHENTKFMRVEWRR, from the coding sequence ATGAAAGTGCCAAAGGAGGTTGGGAAACCTCATACCAGAGATAAAGTTTATGCAGAGAACGATCCGTATTTACCCCCGAAGGGATCTGGACTGCCTGAGGTTGCCATCTGTAAGGATTGTACTGCCGTTTATCAAAAAAAGAAATGGTTTCTTGATCCCAAGCTTTATAAGGAAAAAAAAGCGGCGAAAGATATCAATTGGGTAATCTGTCCTGCTTGTAAAAAGATACAGGAAAATGTGCCGGGTGGTGTCGTAACACTGAAGGGCGATTTCCTGCAACAGCACAAACAGGAAATAATGAATCTTATTCATAATGAAGATGAACGCTCGAAGAAATATAATCCTTTAAAGCGGATCATGAAGATCAACGAAAAAGGCAACGAGGTTGAAATCCTTACAACAGAAGGCAGGCTGGCGTATCGCATCGGATCCATTTTATTTAAGGCTTATGATGGCGAAGTGGAATACAAAAAACATGAGAATACAAAATTTATGCGTGTGGAGTGGAGACGGTAA
- a CDS encoding DUF1957 domain-containing protein, protein MRKGYLSLILHAHLPYVRHPEYAEFLEEDWLFEAITETYVPLIDVFDKLIDDGIDFRITMSLTPPLISMLTDTLLQSRYIRYVEKRIELSAKEIERTKHQPEFNRLAQMYHSHFTDARYVFSEKYHRNIVNAFKKFQDAGKLEIITCGATHGYLPLMNNNVNAMRAQIHVAVNHYEKHFGRRPRGIWLPECAYEPGVDRILKEAGIHFFITETHGILFASPRPKYGIYAPVYCPSGVAAFGRDMESSKQVWSAKEGYPGDFFYREFYRDVGFDLDYDYVRPYLHGDGKRTNIGIKYYRITGKTDHKEPYSPEKAMDKAAEHAGNFMFNREKQVEYLASLMDRKPIVVAPYDAELFGHWWFEGPHWINFLFRKIAFDQKTISLITPMEYLEIYPVNQVSTPSLSSWGYKGYHEYWLNGSNDWIYRHIHKAAERMVELAKTYLHADKGSLQGRALNQAARELLLAQSSDWAFIMKTGTMVEYAVKRTKEHLFRFTKLYDDIRSSSIDAVWLSDIEGKDNIFPDIDYHIYQ, encoded by the coding sequence ATGAGAAAAGGTTACCTGTCATTAATTCTTCACGCACACCTGCCGTATGTCCGTCATCCGGAATACGCCGAATTTCTTGAAGAAGACTGGCTTTTTGAGGCCATTACCGAAACCTACGTCCCCCTTATTGATGTCTTTGACAAGCTGATCGATGATGGTATCGACTTCCGCATAACCATGTCTTTGACCCCGCCGCTGATCTCGATGCTTACCGACACACTTTTGCAATCCCGTTATATTCGTTATGTTGAAAAACGGATAGAACTCTCAGCAAAGGAGATCGAAAGAACGAAGCATCAGCCAGAATTTAACCGGCTTGCGCAGATGTATCACAGCCATTTTACCGACGCGCGATACGTTTTTTCAGAAAAATACCATCGGAACATTGTAAATGCCTTCAAAAAATTTCAGGATGCAGGCAAGTTGGAGATAATTACCTGCGGGGCTACCCATGGTTATTTGCCTCTTATGAATAATAATGTGAATGCCATGCGTGCCCAAATCCATGTGGCGGTAAATCATTATGAGAAACATTTTGGCAGAAGGCCTCGTGGAATATGGTTACCTGAATGTGCCTATGAGCCGGGAGTAGACCGGATTCTCAAGGAGGCAGGTATTCACTTTTTTATTACCGAAACACATGGAATTCTCTTTGCTTCTCCGAGACCGAAATATGGTATTTATGCCCCCGTCTACTGTCCATCCGGCGTGGCTGCCTTTGGCAGGGATATGGAATCTTCGAAACAGGTTTGGAGTGCTAAAGAAGGATATCCGGGTGATTTTTTCTACCGTGAGTTTTACCGGGATGTGGGCTTTGACCTCGATTATGATTATGTAAGACCGTATCTCCACGGTGACGGCAAGCGCACCAATATCGGCATCAAATATTACCGGATTACCGGCAAGACCGATCACAAGGAACCGTACTCACCTGAAAAAGCGATGGACAAGGCCGCTGAACATGCAGGAAATTTTATGTTTAACCGGGAGAAACAGGTAGAGTACCTGGCCTCGCTAATGGACCGGAAACCCATTGTTGTCGCTCCTTACGATGCAGAGCTCTTTGGTCACTGGTGGTTTGAGGGACCTCACTGGATCAATTTTCTGTTTCGGAAGATTGCCTTTGACCAAAAGACGATCTCACTGATTACCCCGATGGAATATCTTGAAATATATCCCGTTAATCAGGTTTCCACGCCCTCTCTTTCGAGCTGGGGGTACAAGGGATACCATGAATACTGGCTGAACGGTAGTAATGATTGGATTTACCGGCACATCCATAAAGCAGCGGAGCGTATGGTTGAATTAGCGAAGACATATCTGCACGCAGATAAAGGTTCGTTACAGGGTCGGGCGCTTAATCAGGCTGCAAGGGAACTCTTGCTGGCACAGAGCAGCGATTGGGCATTTATTATGAAGACTGGCACGATGGTGGAATACGCCGTAAAGAGAACAAAAGAACACCTCTTCCGTTTTACGAAGCTCTATGATGATATTCGGTCCAGCAGTATCGATGCTGTATGGCTCTCTGACATCGAAGGCAAGGATAATATCTTTCCGGATATCGATTATCATATCTATCAATAG
- a CDS encoding DUF4912 domain-containing protein, translated as MEKDSIKEIFQLIFEIIKALCEILWKKIKNFAGLIWDRFFGMADISSERQAEEQEWGVTGEDKWPVAPEALPVKPEEPQVRIEREEIIYVPEIPELPDNYGDNRIVLMVRDPEWLFTYWEIQKEAMDSVLNTLGGMGHGAKIVLRVYDVTDVIFDGNNAHKYFDIEVTGGARNWYIHVGEPNRSFCVDIGFLTSHGIFRILARSNTVRTPRTSVSEVVDEKWMGIEELYEKIYAPTGIGISESVFARAHKGWQEILKEGVSSPESLSGLTVSKK; from the coding sequence ATGGAAAAAGATAGTATCAAAGAAATCTTCCAGCTCATCTTTGAGATCATCAAGGCTTTATGCGAGATACTTTGGAAGAAGATCAAAAATTTCGCAGGCCTGATCTGGGACAGGTTTTTTGGTATGGCTGATATCTCATCAGAAAGACAGGCAGAAGAACAGGAATGGGGGGTTACCGGCGAGGATAAATGGCCGGTTGCTCCGGAAGCGCTGCCCGTCAAGCCTGAAGAACCTCAGGTAAGGATTGAAAGGGAAGAGATTATTTATGTTCCGGAAATTCCGGAACTTCCCGATAATTACGGGGATAATCGAATCGTGCTGATGGTGCGGGATCCGGAGTGGTTATTTACCTATTGGGAGATTCAAAAAGAGGCAATGGATAGCGTTTTGAATACGCTTGGCGGCATGGGGCATGGTGCGAAAATTGTATTGAGGGTTTATGACGTAACGGATGTTATCTTCGACGGTAACAATGCCCATAAGTACTTTGATATTGAAGTGACCGGTGGCGCTCGAAATTGGTATATTCATGTGGGTGAACCGAACAGGTCGTTTTGCGTGGATATTGGATTCCTCACCTCCCATGGGATATTTCGCATCCTCGCCAGATCGAATACGGTGAGAACTCCCCGTACGAGCGTGTCTGAGGTAGTTGACGAAAAATGGATGGGCATCGAGGAGCTTTATGAAAAGATATATGCCCCGACTGGCATTGGTATCAGTGAATCTGTATTTGCAAGGGCACACAAGGGATGGCAGGAAATACTAAAAGAAGGTGTGTCTTCACCTGAGTCTTTGAGTGGTTTAACTGTTTCAAAAAAATAA
- the lysS gene encoding lysine--tRNA ligase — MENFEQERLEKLQKLRDRGVEPYGKRYDKTQPIKSILDSFVADRDDMKVKAAGRISTMRPHGKTAFLDMRDWTGKIQVYIKLDKVGPEKFEILKLLDLGDILGVEGALFKTRTGEITIYAEDFTILTKSLLTPPEKWHGLKDVELRHRQRYVDLFTNSEVMETFLKRIKILKYIRRFLDDRGFVEVETPMMQSIPGGAVARPFITHHNALDIDLYLRIAPELYLKRLLVGGMERVYEINRNFRNEGISTKHNPEFTMMELYQAYSDYNGMMELTESLVTSLVKELYGGYEIPFGERKIDMTPPWRRATFSELLKEYSGVSFEDEAGLARKSKELGLETQGVDRDNMANNIFEQMVEQALNNPTFVLDYPTSICPLTKACEYDSRFAQRFELYIASMEIANSYSELNDALEQDKRFREQLGTEADITGKIDEDFLTALKYGMPPAGGLGIGIDRLIMILTNNVSIREVILFPLLKPK; from the coding sequence ATGGAAAATTTTGAACAAGAACGCCTTGAGAAACTCCAAAAGCTGCGTGACAGGGGAGTGGAGCCCTACGGGAAACGATATGACAAAACGCAACCCATAAAATCAATTTTGGATAGCTTTGTAGCAGACCGGGACGATATGAAGGTTAAGGCCGCCGGACGCATCTCCACCATGCGTCCGCATGGGAAGACTGCATTCTTAGATATGAGAGACTGGACGGGGAAAATACAGGTGTATATAAAACTCGATAAGGTCGGCCCGGAGAAATTTGAGATATTGAAATTGCTTGACCTTGGCGATATTTTGGGCGTTGAAGGCGCCCTCTTTAAGACCAGAACCGGTGAAATCACGATTTATGCGGAAGATTTTACTATCCTGACAAAATCACTGTTAACACCGCCTGAGAAGTGGCACGGACTCAAAGACGTGGAGTTAAGACACCGGCAGCGTTACGTCGATTTATTTACCAACTCAGAGGTAATGGAAACCTTTTTGAAACGTATTAAGATCCTGAAGTACATTCGAAGGTTCTTAGACGATCGTGGCTTCGTAGAGGTAGAAACACCAATGATGCAGTCCATTCCCGGTGGTGCCGTGGCAAGACCTTTTATCACGCATCATAATGCCCTCGATATTGATCTCTATCTGAGGATTGCACCGGAACTGTATCTGAAAAGGTTGCTTGTTGGTGGAATGGAACGAGTCTATGAGATCAACCGCAATTTCAGAAATGAAGGCATTTCTACGAAGCATAACCCTGAATTTACCATGATGGAACTGTATCAGGCCTACAGCGACTATAACGGCATGATGGAACTTACGGAGAGCCTGGTGACATCACTGGTAAAAGAACTGTATGGTGGATATGAGATACCTTTTGGGGAACGGAAGATTGATATGACGCCGCCCTGGCGTCGTGCCACATTTTCCGAATTGTTAAAAGAATACAGCGGTGTGAGTTTTGAGGACGAAGCAGGTCTGGCGAGAAAATCAAAGGAATTGGGACTTGAGACCCAGGGTGTTGACAGAGACAACATGGCAAACAACATCTTTGAACAGATGGTAGAGCAGGCATTGAACAATCCCACCTTTGTATTAGACTATCCTACCTCAATTTGTCCTTTAACAAAGGCATGTGAATACGACTCTCGTTTTGCCCAACGGTTTGAACTGTACATCGCATCTATGGAAATTGCCAACTCTTATTCTGAGCTGAACGACGCCCTGGAGCAGGATAAGAGATTCCGGGAACAATTAGGCACCGAGGCCGATATTACCGGGAAGATAGATGAGGATTTTTTGACTGCTTTAAAATATGGCATGCCGCCAGCCGGTGGATTGGGAATTGGTATAGACAGGCTTATTATGATTTTAACGAACAATGTTTCCATCAGGGAAGTCATCCTTTTCCCGCTTCTTAAACCAAAATAA